The sequence TCCCGCGCATTGATCTCTGAACCTTTTCGAACGAGTATTTCCACCAGCTTGTGGTCCCCCTTGCGAGCAGCATTGTGGAGAGGCAACTTCTTTTCCTTGTCCTTCAGATTGACATCTGCACCCCACTGGATGAGTTTCTCCACCGTGTTGTGGTAGTAGCTGTCTCCCTCCGTGCAGGTGCAGGCCAGGGCCAGAGGCGTGTCTCCTTCGTTGTTGGTTGCGTTGGGATCGGCGCCTTTCTCCAGGAGCAGGTCTACCAAGTCAAAGAGCCCGTTCTGGGCGGCCACGTGCAGGGGCGTCTCCTCGACATCGTAGGTTTTCGCGTTGATGTTGGTCCCTCTCTGAAAGTGTACATCGTATACGTAGTCAAACAACAATCAATAATACGAGGTACGTTTAAGCAAATCTTCTCGTGAGGTGAGGTGAAATGTAATATTTGGCAAAGACACGGTCCACAAACTCGACTTCTAGCATCAGTGCCATCTCCATGATCCAATGCCATCTCCAATGCCTTGTTGACCAAGCTCCCctaaggtacgcttcctgccaacacaggaagcgtaccttaggggagcgaccaaagcacaacacggctggattccaggctacttctTTCATTTGACCAAGGAGATTATCGGGAAAGGTTTTAAACTAAAAGAAGGTGTATGAGAACCATGTGGCCTTTTATCTTTACACCGTCTTCTTGTTGACCCTCAATAGATGATTAATCAAAGTATGAATTACCCGTAGCAGCAGCTTGGCGATCTTTAAGTAGTCTTTCCCACAGCACATGTGTAACGCCGTCTTCCCGGTGTCTTCTGTCTCCAAGTCCACGTCTGCGCCATGGTTGATCAGCAACTGAAAGTCGAAGATCGTACGTTAGGTTGACTcaaacgaaagaaaaaaaagtttattgatTGCTGAATTAATTCTTAGCACAGTATCATTAGTTCATGACAGAGTTGAAACGGTGTTTTTGTCCCTAGTGCCAGAAGTAAAAGATTACATTCGACTTCGTACAGCACTCGTTTGGTACGTACAGATGACAACATTATTCATACCACATACGTACATGtaagtttgaccaaggaggtatttaacctccttgaccttGATTTTACCACATATCCATACCACCGGTAAGGATCCCAACGCAGCACAGTGGAATTTGGACCGCTTTTAAAATTCTTGTTGTAATTAGTTTTAAATGAaaaagaattgttttctttaatatctCATTTGAAAAACTATAACTGTGACCAAGAAAGGGTATTTATAATTTTGAAATGCCAACTTTTGTAAAAGAATAAATAAAGCACAAAGAACCGTAGAATTTCACAGCTTAAGTTGTGCAATTGTATATATATCAATGTCTCTAACTTGCGCCATCATATTCATATGGTATGCAGagggaaaaaaaacttttcacataACTAAACTTGGAGGCCTaatatcgaacttgaccttcgtttttccgaCCCCAACCCATAATACACAAAATAGAGATATTGACTTATAAAAAAACTTCTAAGCTTATAATGTCAACAAATATATAAACCgacaaacacacaagcaaacagccccgaaaacataaccttggcgaaggtaatcaaTGAAAAGTGAATAATTTCGTTgtttaaatgtacatgtaatttcagtGATCACCTGTACGGCGTCCACATGTCCCCCGTCCACAGCGGCGTGCAGAGGAGACCAGCCGTTGGGAGAGTAGTTGACATCAGCCCGCCTGTCCAGTAGGTGACGCATGCACTCTATGTACCCTTTACTAGCGGTGATGTACAGCGGTGTGGTGTACTCCTTCACAAACGTCATGGACCAGATTCCTGAAGGAAAATGACATGTTTGGTGTTTACACACGAATAGTTTTCAGATATGAAATATAGAATAGAGCTTCAGCTTCATTTATTGTACTCCCAAAATGTGATcacaatacatacataaattcAATTCGCTTCAGATAAGAAACAATTGATGTGTCAGATGATGTGACGTTAAATCATTTGAGACTCAAGTAACGTTTTAAAACTGACAGGTATAACAATctcaaaaacaactttttaaagtACGATCGTTATCTGAAGGTGAAATATAGAAAAATGTCTCCCCCAAAATGGCAATATCAAGTTGATAAGAATTGCTCCATGTATGAATATGTATTGATGTgtaactttacatcttacatcaGGAGATATCGTATATTTGGAGCTGTGATCCCCAAGTAAATATAAGGATCCGGATCACCAACAGTGTTTTTCGTCTGATATTGATTACTCTTTTTAACAGTCTCTTAAGCCAGTTGGACTAAGCCCCAACTTTCTCCATTTTATAACCACAGACATCACCCGCATAGTCAGACCGACATCTTGGACCTGATATAACACTGGTACGGCCCAAAATAGCCTGCACTGCCACATGGGGTTATAACTATGCACCACTGAATCACTGATACTGTCGCAGTCAATGACATTATCATTAACCCTGCCTTAGTTTAGATCTGTGAAACAGATTTTAGAGCTCCCATTATGTCAAAACAGACATTACATGGCTATGAATCACACTTGTGATTGTCGACTATCGCCGCTTACGTATTTGCCTGGCAGACAAGCCCTTTGTCTCGTTCTTTATGTAATCCTGCCATGGGATCAACACGTCCTCCCCATCCTCGGTCTGTGTGAACGGCTTCACTTCCAAGACGGCGTTGACGTTCACTCCAATCTTAAGGAACCTCTTCACGTCTTCGACCTTGTCCTTCTCGAGGACTCTGTAAAAACGATCTCTCAAGCTGAGGTCCATGTTTGCATCGTCTGTTGGACGATTCGTTGACATGAACTTGACAGTGTATTCCACACCCAACTGTTTAATACGTAATGCATCTGGCGCGTACCAGCCATGGGCTGGGATGGACAAGGGTCAGGCCTCTGTTCTTGTGAACACACATCGAAGATCATCGAACACAATCTCAATGGAAATATATAACTGTCAAGTTAAACCTGAAACCAAATGACGCGTGGCATTGCATGTATGATGCGCCAAAATGGCAGACAAAAAGTCTGAAGTTCAAATTCTATGTCTAAGCCTACATAggtatacagtggaagccagttaattgcacaccaaattcactgacaaataggcagtgcaattaaggtttctactgtattgtatttgtaaatgtgtgtTGAGCTGGATATTGACTTGAGAAAGTATATGTATAGGATGGCGGGTACAGACATGGCCACTGGATTTCAAAAATAAGTCCCATAACGTACCGAAGCAGACATATGCAAAGTCAATCATACTGTCAATGTTTGTAAACAGTACGTTTTTGTATACTGTTTAAATCAACAATGATGTGATTCAAAATCATGAACTTCTAGTTCTCGTCATGTTTTCATGTCGACAGTGTGCTTCTTTATTATGCTTTTGTTCAGATCAAGAGAGCGTGCACAAATTTTAGACCCACCGTAATATTTCCTTTTCTGTCTCGGATCTAGATCCTTGGTCTCCCTCTGCACGTGCTCCAGCCATGTAAGCACACGAACCTCCCCGTTTTCTTCAACAAACGGTTTCACCTCCAACACGGCGTCCACAGAAATCCCCTTAGAGAGGAAAATATCGAACTCTTCCCTCGCGCCCTTCACCAAGGCCCTGTAGAAGTTATCCTTCAGTGCGGTGGACATGTCTGTGCGCtatcttcctcttcttctttgtgtttaggtggccaccatcatcttgttgatgCTTCTGCTACTCTTATCTCTTATGGTATGTCCAGTCGTACCAAAAGCAGCATCGCCAAATGCGCACTGCCATCATCAGCATACATATCAAATCTACGGAGGGCACTTGTGCCAAGATCATTGTTGTTAGTCGTCGTCAGTACTTGTGACCGTAGGGGTGTGATTTTGTAGACATTTGTCAAGCTATACAATTGTAACCAAAAAGGTGGAGGCTAACTTGTTCTGACGCCTAGATTTACAAAacattttgatatcatatttcataatatTATATCATGTCAATATATCCAATCCACCGTCTAGGTCTTGGTGCAATATTCCCGGAAATCGTTGTTTCAATACTCTGGAAATCAATACCAATCCGGAAATCGTTGTTTCAATACCAATGCAGCTACAACGGTTGCAGGTTTTCGTTTAAGAACACTCATCATTGTCGAAAGGTTTGAATGTCTTTGAGATAAAACCAGGTATGAAATGCAAATGCCACAGATAAAGATTTTAATTGCATCGATCCTGTTAAGCATTTTCTTACTGATAAAGAGATACGTTTATAGACATCAGACTCCTAGTATACTTTATGAACAATGttacgttgtgttcattatcaATACCAAACTCGTACTGACTGTGATAGAGAGCAGACCCTTTGGTCGTTTTCCTGTAGTACTCCATCAATGACATCAGCTGTTCCTCGCCATTTTCGTCCTTGTAAATCTGTTTGACCTCCAACACGGCGTCTACGTCCATGCGCCTGTCCAGGAGAGTTTTTACACCGTCTAGGTCTCCCTCGGATAGGGACTGGAAGAATCGGTCTTTGGAAGTGTACGCCATCTTGGGAGCTTAATGCTGTTATTGGATACAGCTACTCGAGCCGAGAAA comes from Branchiostoma floridae strain S238N-H82 chromosome 2, Bfl_VNyyK, whole genome shotgun sequence and encodes:
- the LOC118406376 gene encoding ankyrin repeat and SOCS box protein 4-like isoform X6, which codes for MTFVKEYTTPLYITASKGYIECMRHLLDRRADVNYSPNGWSPLHAAVDGGHVDAVQLLINHGADVDLETEDTGKTALHMCCGKDYLKIAKLLLRRGTNINAKTYDVEETPLHVAAQNGLFDLVDLLLEKGADPNATNNEGDTPLALACTCTEGDSYYHNTVEKLIQWGADVNLKDKEKKLPLHNAARKGDHKLVEILVRKGSEINARDYFLKTPLFDAVAASEIAGMGAEGVVKGKPEKCVQILLNFGAWRIFPEIFHRVLVMCASYPPTIEVLINAYPRVKVPSLWMESIPKDALVKFRDFYDAFETLGSSPGSLQHLARSSLRDFLGRRCHTVISQLGIAPRLKRYLLLEPGEAGLH
- the LOC118406376 gene encoding ankyrin repeat and SOCS box protein 10-like isoform X1; protein product: MSTNRPTDDANMDLSLRDRFYRVLEKDKVEDVKRFLKIGVNVNAVLEVKPFTQTEDGEDVLIPWQDYIKNETKGLSARQIRIWSMTFVKEYTTPLYITASKGYIECMRHLLDRRADVNYSPNGWSPLHAAVDGGHVDAVQLLINHGADVDLETEDTGKTALHMCCGKDYLKIAKLLLRRGTNINAKTYDVEETPLHVAAQNGLFDLVDLLLEKGADPNATNNEGDTPLALACTCTEGDSYYHNTVEKLIQWGADVNLKDKEKKLPLHNAARKGDHKLVEILVRKGSEINARDYFLKTPLFDAVAASEIAGMGAEGVVKGKPEKCVQILLNFGAWRIFPEIFHRVLVMCASYPPTIEVLINAYPRVKVPSLWMESIPKDALVKFRDFYDAFETLGSSPGSLQHLARSSLRDFLGRRCHTVISQLGIAPRLKRYLLLEPGEAGLH
- the LOC118406376 gene encoding ankyrin repeat and SOCS box protein 18-like isoform X3, with the protein product MAYTSKDRFFQSLSEGDLDGVKTLLDRRMDVDAVLEVKQIYKDENGEEQLMSLMEYYRKTTKGSALYHRIWSMTFVKEYTTPLYITASKGYIECMRHLLDRRADVNYSPNGWSPLHAAVDGGHVDAVQLLINHGADVDLETEDTGKTALHMCCGKDYLKIAKLLLRRGTNINAKTYDVEETPLHVAAQNGLFDLVDLLLEKGADPNATNNEGDTPLALACTCTEGDSYYHNTVEKLIQWGADVNLKDKEKKLPLHNAARKGDHKLVEILVRKGSEINARDYFLKTPLFDAVAASEIAGMGAEGVVKGKPEKCVQILLNFGAWRIFPEIFHRVLVMCASYPPTIEVLINAYPRVKVPSLWMESIPKDALVKFRDFYDAFETLGSSPGSLQHLARSSLRDFLGRRCHTVISQLGIAPRLKRYLLLEPGEAGLH
- the LOC118406376 gene encoding ankyrin repeat and SOCS box protein 18-like isoform X5, with product MGRVIECLKRRPWKGPLELMYKEPQEYDLQGIWSMTFVKEYTTPLYITASKGYIECMRHLLDRRADVNYSPNGWSPLHAAVDGGHVDAVQLLINHGADVDLETEDTGKTALHMCCGKDYLKIAKLLLRRGTNINAKTYDVEETPLHVAAQNGLFDLVDLLLEKGADPNATNNEGDTPLALACTCTEGDSYYHNTVEKLIQWGADVNLKDKEKKLPLHNAARKGDHKLVEILVRKGSEINARDYFLKTPLFDAVAASEIAGMGAEGVVKGKPEKCVQILLNFGAWRIFPEIFHRVLVMCASYPPTIEVLINAYPRVKVPSLWMESIPKDALVKFRDFYDAFETLGSSPGSLQHLARSSLRDFLGRRCHTVISQLGIAPRLKRYLLLEPGEAGLH
- the LOC118406376 gene encoding ankyrin repeat and SOCS box protein 18-like isoform X2, encoding MSTALKDNFYRALVKGAREEFDIFLSKGISVDAVLEVKPFVEENGEVRVLTWLEHVQRETKDLDPRQKRKYYGIWSMTFVKEYTTPLYITASKGYIECMRHLLDRRADVNYSPNGWSPLHAAVDGGHVDAVQLLINHGADVDLETEDTGKTALHMCCGKDYLKIAKLLLRRGTNINAKTYDVEETPLHVAAQNGLFDLVDLLLEKGADPNATNNEGDTPLALACTCTEGDSYYHNTVEKLIQWGADVNLKDKEKKLPLHNAARKGDHKLVEILVRKGSEINARDYFLKTPLFDAVAASEIAGMGAEGVVKGKPEKCVQILLNFGAWRIFPEIFHRVLVMCASYPPTIEVLINAYPRVKVPSLWMESIPKDALVKFRDFYDAFETLGSSPGSLQHLARSSLRDFLGRRCHTVISQLGIAPRLKRYLLLEPGEAGLH